In the genome of Primulina eburnea isolate SZY01 chromosome 13, ASM2296580v1, whole genome shotgun sequence, the window CCATCTAGCAATACACAGGCTTTACACCATTTCTGGATACATCAAATGTACGTAAAGTTAATATATATCTTCTGTATACATTCTAATCAACATTCAACTCCATTATGACGTTTTTAATGAATGAAGAGAGTAAAAATTACTTGTTTCATTCCAAGGGCAAAGGTAGAGGCATTCTCACCTGGCTGGAAATATAACCACATTTTTCACAGTTTCCCTGTCCTGGCATTTTTGTAGAAGTAGAGATCCTAAAATCCTCTCCCGACTTGATGATGTCAAGAATAGCTCTTGGTCTAAATTCATGAAACCAGAAATAAGTGagaaacaaatacataaacaactAAAGTAATGCATAGAATCATTTTGGGCTTTGACCTTATCCTTTCCAAATCTTTTATAAACTCCCGAGCAAATCCACGGTACGCATTCGGGGAGTAAATACCTGCAAAATTTCTCAAAGCAGGTGAGGAAAAAAGAACCTAAAGCAGGAAAAAGGCAACTGAGGTAGCTCATGCATGCATGATTTACTACAGATAAATGACGAGCAGAGGTAAAACTGCTGGGAACATGCGAGCTTACATTCTGTTGAGAAGTAATCCAGCCTTTTGAAATATGCATACGTGGGAAACAGTTAAGGTCTTCGATTTACTGTTATTTTGTTAATTGGTAAAATGCTATATATGTGCTTCTACACATCTGAAGCTGATCAAGCAAACACAAGGAATAAGTAAAAAAACCAGTGAAACAAGGATATATCACAATTTCCTTCTCGTAGGTGTACTTAAAAGGCTTGCATCTTGGAATAGGTCCATCTTCTCCTGTGATTATTGACGTGCATCTACTCAACCTGAAATGTTGAAAACATCAATCTTCTACCAGATAACAAATGTTTATAGAGAAAACACGAACTGAAAAAGAGGGATGAAACCAATGAAACATATCACGACACATAAAATTATCCAACCATTTGTGGACCTTCAGTTTGATGATCCTTCTTTCACAACTTAAAACAGATGCGGATTCTAGGATAGATAGCCAATTGTGAGATCTCAAATATGAAAGCATTACCTAGCAATGTCCCCTCGTAATATGTTTAAAAGAACTGTTTCAGCAATGTCATCAGCATTGTGCCCAGTAACCAGCTTGTCCACATTCAACAGCGCAGCACCACGATCAAGGGCCTTGAAcacaaaaatgaaataaaagagTCAAATCCACCCAGCTGTTCCCTTATTTTAAATCTTGGAATCCAGAGGAACTGTAAAAATTGCTTAAACAGCGATCTGACATGAATCAACAGGCAATTAGACCCAACAATGAACTAACTCAAAAACCAACAAATTCGGTACTAAATATTTAACTATTTCAACGCCGGAATTGTATTTGCTTCACTTAAAATAAAAGATGCAAAAAGGTAAAATGTCAAAAAGACAAGTGCTGAAGCCCAATTTAAAGCTTGCTAATTCAGCAATAAGTAACTACTTTACCTGACGACGAAAAACACCGCAGAACGTGCAGTTGTTCTTCAAACCTATCAGCTTTACAATCTCATCCATTGTCCACCCGTACAACTCTTTATAAGAAACAACTTTTAGAGGAAGTCcatactgaaaatgaaaaatggCAACAAAACCGATAAATATGGTGAGAATTCAGAAAAGGCTAAAGTAGAAAAATTGTGATAATAAGATAGGGTAAAAAAAGGAATCAAGTACTACAGAACAAACAAAGCCTTTATAAGCAAAGTTACAGTATCTGTTCCTTAGAACATAAGGATTTTGCATATTCtcgatatataaatatataagaaAACAAAAACAGAAGAAAATATTATCGCAACAGTTTTCTAATATAGAACGAGAAAAAAGAAAATTGCCATAATTTCTAATATAGAACGAGAAAAAAGAAATTGCCATAAGAATTATGATAATGAGGAACGCTCTAATCAAAATCCATGATTGCAATTCGTTACTCCAGCAAAGCTACGAGCCATCACATTATCACCTGAACTTCATTTCTTTTGACAGTTTCAAGTGAGTCATCTCTGTAACCGGTGATACCTTCATCGACAGAAAGGAGGAAAAGATCCAGCCCATATCCATGCTGACGATTTAATTTCGACATCACATATGCAAGTACGGTAGAATCTGCAACAATCCCATTCGCTGCAAAAGTCAATAAATCTGCTACAAACTAGCAGGGGGCAGAAAGACCTCGCCAACAAATGAAATGAAGTTcatatttcaaataattttctgaaaacgaaAGCTACACCACTAATTACATTCTCTTCAACATGGTCTATGTTTAGACATTATATTAAATTCGTAAAAAGCTATAAATATCTCATTCCAACCACCTGAAGCATGATTTGTCTACCTTAAAATATATCTAGTTTCCTGCACTAAATTGCAGGAATGCTAATATATAAGCTTACATTAAATTCATAAATAACAGCCTTTCCATTCCAATTACTTGAAAATTGATAATCCACGAAACAGATTTAGGATTTTCTAATCAACAGCAATGCGAATTTTCTCACCTTTTCCACCAGAAGCTCCAATAGCGATGCGTTCACCGGGCTTGAAAAGATTGTTACCTACGATCATTCTgtgaatttcatcttcaaacACAGCATAAAAACATTCCCTGCATATCTTTTACCAATAGACAATCAGTATTCTAGTTAGTTAAAGCTTCGAAAGAACAAACCAAAATTCAAAGCAAGCAAAAAAATTCATACTTGTTCGAGGGTTTTCGGGCGCTTGAGGGCTGCGCGTCTGGTGGTGCAGATGCTGCAGAATCGACCACCCTTAGGCTTTGTCTCCAAGGTCACCTCCGCCGCCATCGCACAAAAGTCGGAGGATATTTTGGTCGACGTGGTGAAACAGTAGCGGCCTGTTCTCTTCTTTTTCCTCTTTGTTGATTCTTTCCGTCTGTGTTTATTGTTTTCGTTTccgatttattaaaaaaaaaaacaaatatggaatcaaaatatattttgtataatttatttattatacaaATTATTCTTAGAATTAaatgaaaaaattaattatatgtcAATAACGTACAGTGATAGTAAAATTTATATTACTAAATGCTGAATTAGGTATAAATACATAAGTGAAAAAACtgataaattcaataattatctAAAGTAATATGTATATGATATGCTCAacagataataatttataatttaagttAGATAAAAAGTAAATATGATgagaattataaaaaaattatgtggGATTAATTGATTTTTCAAACCCCTTAATCAAATTTCAAGTTGCCAAGGTGTACTTAATTATCTCGAGTGGCCATTTTTCTGCCCAATTATAAGTTCACtgacttaaataaaataaagtaactcgtcaaataaaaatatggaagtGAGTTTGCCTGAGTTGTGGTAATTTTAATACAAGTATGTATTTTGATAGACAATTTCACGGATCTTTACTTGCGAAACATGTCAACTatgttcatatttataataaaaaataatattttcgacataaaaattgatgttttcagatgacccaaatagagtatttgtctcacaaaattaattaataaaacgtCAACAAGAGTTTTTGTGTTTACATAGTTTTCAACCACGTGAAACCAATATCATATTGAGAATGCAAATAAAGTATAGAATTTCAAATGGTTAGGAATATTTCTTGATAGTCTCAGTAATTTGTTGATTTACTCACAAATAAAGCAACatctaaataaaattttcttctaCAATATCTATAGCATTTCCTGtacaaaaatgttttttttaaacacaaaatatatttactatcATAAAATACATGCAACCATTTATCTCACTTAACAACGACATTGAGTTGTGCTCCAGTttgactaaaaaaaaaattcgaataCGTTCGAGTTCAGCTTTAATTCGATAAACTCGAAtacaaatcaaatttttttcgaGCCAACTCGAAAATCTTGTGAACCAACTTAGTTTGTTTATATCCATTTTACTTATTATTAAAGTACTTGAAATCGTTCTTTTATATAAGATTGATGGCTTATTTATACATTATAAACCCAATTAATGTTTTGTTGGATTTATATGAATTATTAGATTGTTATAGACTTACTTTGAATgttttttattcaatttatttatgttataaaCATACAAgttcaaaataaattttaaaaatgtggAAAATAATTGTTGTAAAATTcgtttttttaaatatgaatcgGATATGAGTTTAGGTTTAGAAAAGGCAAGACGAGTCTCAGGTTCGAGTCCTGTCATCCACTAGAATaggatttcaaaaaaaaaaataataataaaataaaacctTCAAATTTTTAGGTTATGCTAATTAAAGACTTCCTCATTCTAATCAAAGTAATGATTTTTAGAAGTGTAACAagttccaaaaaaatatttgaatctGTACTCGGAAAGAAGAATGAAAGAATAGAATGTAAGTGGAAGCCGCTCAGTTTTCCCTAGCTGGTGATGATGTTGAGAAGTGAAGCTCTTGTTCTAATCAACCGCCTAAACATCTGCTCTAACTCTCCTTCCAAATCCTCCACCACCACTTCCACCGCCTCCAGCCTCTTCAACGCCGATTGGATCGCCGCCGCGTCGTACTTTCCCCAAATTATCAAACTGTCGACCCTCGTCAGTTTCAGCTTGAACATCTCCATACGTGTTGATCTCCCCTCCTGCAGGTTTGGTGTGGAAATCAACGAGGTCAGTGATTTCACGATGGACAAAATGGTGACCAGCACTTCATTCAGCAGATTCACGACCAAGgccaggttcggatcgtccgttgcGGCGGCGAGATACTCGTTTTTCACCCCTTTGATCGAGTGAATCCGCTTTAAGATCGCCTTCTTCAGCTGCTTCCTAGGGAGGCGATACCGCGCCAACTGATTCCCCGCGTTATCCGATTCGGTGGTGGCGGATACACGGCGGAATGCGAATTGCAGGTGCTGCAGGTGGTCCTTGGCCAAGAGGAGGAGATCCTTCGCGGCGCCGCACGAGTCCGCCATTTTCAGCGACGCCTCGGAGACCTCGTACGCCCGTTTCTGACTCCCATGGTTGATTATTTCTAGCTTGGTCGCCGAAGAATGCAGCAGATCGTTCACCGAATCGTGTAAATCtctcagtgcttcaaaatcaaaatcaaaatcaaaatcggGATTCGACATCGAGGTAACCAAAATTCTGAACCAGTTCAAAATTGAATCTCATAAACCACAGCTTCAAAATTGTACGAGGGATATATAAAAACTTGAATTCGAAAGAAGACAATTTTGTTCCATAAAGCAACTTTTGACCCGTAAAAGAATAAAGACCTCGTGTTTATTTAATTCAATCACGTAATTTGAACTTCATCAGTCATAATAAacaatttattatatgattaaatggaATTAATTGAGAATTGAATTATCAGATGTATAGCTGGAAATATCGTGCATCCTTTTCTCGTACTGAATTCTTGTGCTTGTCAAAGAAGAACAAGTTGCTAGCAGGAAGTTTCCCAGCTTGCATGTACACATGGTTCCAATTTGGTGTTCCTGCGTGCTTAAAACAACATTATCCTACTAGTCACGGTCTGGTCTTTTTGTAAATTCTTAAAAAAATGTCttcataattatatattagtAGCATTAAGATAGTTTGATGAAAACACCGGAAATTTTTGGTTTCCATTTCTGAAATTGTTTGATCGTGAATCTTAGAAATAAGTAGTCGGGAGTATGTTGAAATTTTAATTAGTTTGATCATCTCGCAAGTTCAAATTGGTTCAAACCAAAACCATTTCATAAGTTTTGGGGTAAGCCAGAATTTATCAGCATATTATTTCAAGGTTCGAATTTTCTTTTCTGCGATGCCATTAGTTTGAGGTAAGTATACTGAAGTAGTTTGATATATTATGGCCAAGGATGAACAAAACTCATCAAAAAGTGCTCCATATTCTTTTCATCTATCACTTCTaatcttttttatttgtttacCAAGTTGATTCGGTTTTTTGAATGACTCAAGTCTCAAGTACTTCAATTTTACTTCTTAACCGTGTGTTTGGATACTTAAAATTTTGGATTTTAACTGAACCTGAAATCTTATGCGGTTCAGTTTTGATTCTTCCTTCCATTATAACTGGAATTGCTAGTTTCAAATTCTAAACCGGCGGTTTTAAGAACCGTAGTTAGAGCTAGACAGAATAgacaaaatttaaaatgataattttgatTGTTATCCGAAGATGATGTGTATTGAGGGATAGCTTGAAATTCTTTGATTCTAAAATTcatttagagtgagtctcatgtgagaccgtctcacggatcttaatttgtgagacgggtcaaccctacccatattcacaataaaaagtaatactcttagcataaaaagtaatactttttcatagatgacccaaataagagaactgtctcacgaatacgacccgtgttaattgtcccacatcggttggataaataacttttgagtggtatatatgggattggacaatcctcccagctagcttttggggttgagttaggtccaagttccaatcttaacatggtatcgagcccgggttccaccgttatgtATTGGACGACCTATAATTAAGCCACATGTTCTGctcataattgggtcatttgtaaactccacgctccatatgttcattcctgggcgtgagaagggtgtgttaattgtctcacatcggttggataaataacatttgagtggtatatatgggattggacaatcctccccccttgagctagcttttggggttgagttaggtccaagttcccatcttaacaacccgtgagaccgtctcacacaagtttttgagattttaaatttagatttttttccttgataaaatatgaaaaataatcaGTTTTTATATTCCATTAAAGCTTTTTTTGGAAACTAATGCTCGGGATATTAGCCCCTTTCTTGATAATGGTAGATGTAGAAATAAGCGAGAGGATTAAATTAGTTTTTAGCATATATGtaatacataaaataaaattatgttaATATATTAAAGTAAAAAAATCACGAGACAGTGAGCAATTGTCCACAATTCTAATTTCGAAAGTTCCATTCCGTACGCATACCACTGTTTTTCTATTTATTTGATCAAGTCACATAGCACCAATTTTGGCCGTACATGAGGTGTCGTACGAAATGTTTTTACATGTCGAGTTGGCCTCCTGCTCATAATGTTCTGtgtttttggattttttttgaCACATTATAAAAAGTTAGGTTTTTTTTGAAACGACAGGGTGTctgttttaatatttaaaacttCGGGTTGTTCTAGTGTTAATGTTCATCCTTGAATCAATCGCTGTAGTTTAATTTTCCTAGTAAAACAAACATTTGCACAATGGATATTTTGCTCGTTAATaatttcaacatttaaatcttccACTGAAAAATTCATCGGAGTTGTCCTTGATATGGGTATATTGTATCCAGCCCGGTGTATGAATTGGTAACGATGCCGCGCTTGCTGTGACCTTGGCTTGGCTAATTAATGGCTTTGTTTGTACCGACAACGAAAGTAAAGATCAACCATTGATGGCATGCGTTGGTAGCTGACactgaaaatgctaaaacttacTCGAGTAAAAATGATGATTATCGAAACTTTTGTAATAAATGGAGTGCTAGAGAGTGGGTGCGGATTTATGCCTTCTGACTGACCAACTCTTAAAGT includes:
- the LOC140809936 gene encoding cytoplasmic tRNA 2-thiolation protein 1 isoform X1 — protein: MAAEVTLETKPKGGRFCSICTTRRAALKRPKTLEQICRECFYAVFEDEIHRMIVGNNLFKPGERIAIGASGGKDSTVLAYVMSKLNRQHGYGLDLFLLSVDEGITGYRDDSLETVKRNEVQYGLPLKVVSYKELYGWTMDEIVKLIGLKNNCTFCGVFRRQALDRGAALLNVDKLVTGHNADDIAETVLLNILRGDIARLSRCTSIITGEDGPIPRCKPFKYTYEKEIVMYAYFKRLDYFSTECIYSPNAYRGFAREFIKDLERIRPRAILDIIKSGEDFRISTSTKMPGQGNCEKCGYISSQKWCKACVLLDGLNRGLPKMGIGRTRGLDNECNKDTSNGTKSLQSKQCGTLDF
- the LOC140809936 gene encoding cytoplasmic tRNA 2-thiolation protein 1 isoform X2, with the translated sequence MIVGNNLFKPGERIAIGASGGKDSTVLAYVMSKLNRQHGYGLDLFLLSVDEGITGYRDDSLETVKRNEVQYGLPLKVVSYKELYGWTMDEIVKLIGLKNNCTFCGVFRRQALDRGAALLNVDKLVTGHNADDIAETVLLNILRGDIARLSRCTSIITGEDGPIPRCKPFKYTYEKEIVMYAYFKRLDYFSTECIYSPNAYRGFAREFIKDLERIRPRAILDIIKSGEDFRISTSTKMPGQGNCEKCGYISSQKWCKACVLLDGLNRGLPKMGIGRTRGLDNECNKDTSNGTKSLQSKQCGTLDF
- the LOC140809936 gene encoding cytoplasmic tRNA 2-thiolation protein 1 isoform X3 encodes the protein MDMGWIFSSFLSMKYGLPLKVVSYKELYGWTMDEIVKLIGLKNNCTFCGVFRRQALDRGAALLNVDKLVTGHNADDIAETVLLNILRGDIARLSRCTSIITGEDGPIPRCKPFKYTYEKEIVMYAYFKRLDYFSTECIYSPNAYRGFAREFIKDLERIRPRAILDIIKSGEDFRISTSTKMPGQGNCEKCGYISSQKWCKACVLLDGLNRGLPKMGIGRTRGLDNECNKDTSNGTKSLQSKQCGTLDF
- the LOC140810841 gene encoding uncharacterized protein translates to MSNPDFDFDFDFEALRDLHDSVNDLLHSSATKLEIINHGSQKRAYEVSEASLKMADSCGAAKDLLLLAKDHLQHLQFAFRRVSATTESDNAGNQLARYRLPRKQLKKAILKRIHSIKGVKNEYLAAATDDPNLALVVNLLNEVLVTILSIVKSLTSLISTPNLQEGRSTRMEMFKLKLTRVDSLIIWGKYDAAAIQSALKRLEAVEVVVEDLEGELEQMFRRLIRTRASLLNIITS